A genomic window from Deltaproteobacteria bacterium includes:
- a CDS encoding HAD family hydrolase: MERLILFDIDGTLTRTENGYLPFNEAILQTFGIEGDIRTVVPDGNTDPAIVRDIFAAAKVQIDIDDARWRQFSANLCASYGQHVARGETTVRALPGALQLLQALSLRDDLSASVVTGNFEASAMVKLAAAGLDDYVTRGAYASDSDHRPDLPALAKRRWEEWTEREIPAERCVIVGDTPKDLECARANGMKCLLVGTGRYPVEELEYSRPDACLADLADTAAVLTTLANL, from the coding sequence ATGGAACGGCTGATTCTCTTCGATATCGACGGTACGCTGACGCGTACGGAGAACGGTTATTTGCCGTTCAACGAAGCGATTCTTCAAACCTTCGGCATCGAGGGCGACATTCGCACGGTGGTTCCCGACGGCAACACCGATCCGGCGATCGTGCGCGATATTTTTGCCGCGGCCAAGGTTCAGATCGACATCGATGACGCGCGCTGGCGGCAATTCTCCGCCAACCTCTGCGCCAGCTACGGCCAACATGTCGCCCGCGGTGAGACCACGGTGCGGGCGCTGCCTGGGGCGCTGCAATTGTTGCAAGCGCTTTCGCTGCGCGACGATTTGAGCGCCAGCGTGGTGACGGGAAATTTTGAAGCGAGCGCTATGGTGAAGCTGGCCGCGGCCGGGCTCGACGACTATGTCACCCGCGGCGCTTACGCCAGCGACTCCGATCATCGGCCAGATTTGCCGGCGCTGGCGAAACGGCGTTGGGAAGAATGGACCGAGCGGGAGATTCCCGCCGAGCGCTGCGTGATCGTCGGCGACACGCCGAAGGATTTGGAGTGCGCGCGTGCCAACGGCATGAAGTGTCTACTTGTCGGCACCGGCCGTTATCCGGTAGAAGAGCTTGAGTATTCGCGCCCGGACGCGTGCTTGGCCGATTTGGCCGATACGGCGGCGGTGCTGACAACGCTGGCGAATTTGTGA
- a CDS encoding ornithine cyclodeaminase family protein: MALFFHSDDVDQMIPIKEAVEITENSLRDMISPNGVCAPRKRLNLHRNVGEGTFDTVLNIYAGGSANYGAVGAQVALHRKAIAGATQQRPPFNPDQTELALIYDSDTGSLLGVMAHRPRDFTGVADLRTPATSLAGLDLFARKDARRVGIYGSGMQAWATFAGLCEMRKIDSAKVFSPTPSHREGFAKKISAKTGVKVTPVDKPELAAKDVDIILCMTNTNVPVLDGAWLEAGQYIISVVGSNIELVKSGNLAAPRREIDDATLKRCDFIVALSKAQAIDSQQGDIYWPVQDGVITWDKVVEISDVLAGKVKGRTNDKQIILYKNQGGQGIVDIALAKKCYDLAKAHGKGYEMKIEPRLNWWVQGGRAETW; this comes from the coding sequence ATGGCACTTTTCTTTCACTCCGACGATGTCGATCAAATGATTCCGATTAAGGAAGCGGTCGAGATCACCGAAAACTCGTTACGCGATATGATTTCGCCCAACGGGGTTTGCGCGCCGCGCAAGCGGTTGAATCTGCATCGCAACGTCGGCGAAGGGACGTTCGACACGGTGCTCAATATTTACGCCGGCGGTTCGGCGAACTACGGCGCGGTTGGCGCGCAGGTAGCGCTGCACCGCAAGGCGATCGCCGGAGCGACCCAGCAGCGGCCGCCGTTTAATCCGGATCAGACCGAGTTGGCGTTGATTTACGATTCCGACACGGGTTCGCTGCTTGGCGTGATGGCGCATCGGCCGCGGGATTTTACCGGTGTGGCTGACTTGCGTACGCCGGCGACGAGCTTGGCCGGTTTAGATTTGTTCGCGCGCAAGGACGCGCGTCGGGTGGGGATTTATGGCTCGGGCATGCAGGCTTGGGCGACCTTCGCCGGTTTGTGCGAGATGCGTAAGATCGACAGCGCGAAAGTTTTTAGCCCGACGCCATCGCATCGCGAAGGCTTTGCGAAAAAAATTAGCGCCAAGACCGGCGTGAAGGTGACGCCGGTCGACAAGCCGGAGTTGGCGGCGAAAGATGTCGACATCATTCTCTGCATGACCAACACCAACGTGCCGGTGCTCGACGGCGCCTGGTTAGAGGCGGGCCAATACATTATTTCCGTCGTCGGCAGCAACATCGAGTTGGTCAAGAGCGGCAATCTTGCCGCGCCACGCCGGGAGATCGACGACGCAACGCTCAAGCGTTGCGACTTCATTGTCGCGCTATCGAAAGCCCAGGCGATCGATTCGCAGCAAGGCGATATCTATTGGCCGGTGCAGGATGGCGTGATTACCTGGGACAAAGTCGTCGAGATTTCCGACGTGCTTGCCGGCAAAGTCAAAGGTCGGACCAACGACAAGCAGATCATTCTCTACAAAAACCAAGGCGGTCAGGGGATCGTCGACATCGCGTTGGCGAAAAAGTGTTACGATTTGGCCAAGGCTCATGGTAAAGGCTACGAGATGAAAATCGAGCCACGCTTGAATTGGTGGGTGCAGGGTGGACGGGCGGAGACTTGGTGA
- a CDS encoding extracellular solute-binding protein → MVFAKWRRWLVSWPVLALLVSASAWAQSSVNPKLIEAAKKEGEVVYYTTMTLEQSKSVADPFEKKFAVRFNLFRTGGGPLLNKIFTAARGGRYDWDLVCGRGEMVLPMLQRKLVASYHSPESKMIDEQLVDKEGYWTAYYVNSFVLGWNTKLVKKADVPKTYEELLNPKWKGGQISLDTEANGMLEGLKRVWGKDKAVSYFKRLATLDPVLKRGNTERVQLTVAGEYPLILAYNQAIQRLASRGAPIDWLALEPAVT, encoded by the coding sequence ATGGTTTTTGCGAAATGGCGGCGGTGGTTGGTTTCATGGCCGGTTTTGGCATTGCTTGTGTCTGCCTCGGCGTGGGCCCAGAGCAGCGTCAATCCCAAACTGATCGAAGCCGCCAAGAAAGAGGGCGAAGTCGTTTACTACACCACCATGACGCTCGAGCAGAGCAAGAGTGTGGCCGACCCCTTCGAAAAAAAATTCGCTGTCCGATTCAATCTGTTTCGCACCGGCGGCGGGCCGCTGCTGAATAAAATTTTTACCGCGGCCAGGGGCGGGCGCTACGATTGGGACCTGGTCTGCGGCCGGGGCGAAATGGTCTTGCCGATGCTGCAGCGCAAGTTGGTGGCTTCCTATCATTCGCCAGAGAGCAAGATGATCGACGAGCAATTGGTCGACAAGGAAGGTTACTGGACGGCGTACTACGTTAACAGTTTCGTGCTCGGTTGGAATACCAAACTGGTCAAAAAAGCGGACGTGCCGAAAACTTACGAGGAACTTCTCAACCCAAAATGGAAGGGGGGCCAGATTTCCCTCGATACCGAGGCCAACGGCATGCTCGAAGGATTGAAGCGGGTGTGGGGCAAGGACAAGGCGGTCAGCTATTTCAAACGGCTGGCAACGCTCGATCCTGTGCTCAAGCGCGGTAACACTGAGCGCGTCCAACTTACAGTCGCCGGCGAATATCCGCTGATCCTCGCTTACAATCAAGCTATTCAAAGACTCGCATCGCGCGGCGCGCCCATCGACTGGCTGGCGCTCGAACCGGCGGTGACCTAA
- a CDS encoding aldo/keto reductase: protein MRYRTIGNTGVKISEIGFGCGNNAVLMVKAPYDEQVKVVRRALDCGITFFDTAFAYGLGKSEENLGRILKDLGVDPVISTKIRLEADCVSDVKAATIRAVEAGLERLGRERVDFVQLHTRVTVERGMDKRFSLTPQDVLGPGGVIDGFKAMRARGKAGFFGFSGLGETPALHELVDSGEFHGFQCYYNLLNPSAGQPVPNNFSAQDYGLILERAAAKGMGAFIIRILAAGALTADPSAGGGGSGNTLSPGSDYPIDLQRTEKVKEALGVDGKDLTQAAIRFGLMHRTTAAVLVGFSNATHVDEAVGCSDMPSLSEPQMSRVRDLWQSDFC from the coding sequence ATGCGCTATCGAACCATCGGCAATACCGGCGTGAAAATTTCCGAGATCGGTTTCGGCTGTGGCAACAACGCGGTGTTGATGGTGAAAGCGCCGTACGACGAACAGGTTAAAGTTGTCAGGCGGGCATTGGATTGCGGTATCACGTTTTTCGACACCGCGTTCGCCTACGGCTTGGGTAAATCCGAAGAAAATTTAGGCCGGATACTCAAAGATCTCGGTGTCGATCCCGTTATTTCTACCAAGATTCGACTCGAAGCCGATTGCGTCAGCGACGTGAAGGCAGCGACGATTCGCGCGGTTGAAGCCGGACTTGAAAGGCTCGGCCGCGAGCGCGTCGACTTCGTGCAATTGCACACGCGCGTGACCGTGGAGCGCGGCATGGATAAGCGCTTCAGCTTGACGCCGCAAGACGTGCTCGGCCCTGGCGGCGTGATCGATGGCTTTAAAGCGATGCGCGCCCGCGGCAAGGCCGGCTTCTTCGGCTTCAGCGGTCTCGGCGAAACGCCGGCATTGCACGAGTTGGTCGATAGCGGCGAGTTTCACGGTTTCCAGTGTTACTACAATTTACTCAATCCCAGCGCCGGCCAGCCGGTGCCGAATAATTTCAGCGCGCAAGATTACGGCTTGATCCTTGAGCGCGCCGCGGCCAAAGGCATGGGCGCATTCATCATCCGCATTCTCGCCGCCGGCGCACTCACAGCCGATCCCAGCGCCGGCGGTGGCGGCAGCGGCAACACGCTATCGCCCGGTTCCGATTATCCCATCGATCTGCAACGCACGGAGAAAGTTAAAGAGGCCCTCGGCGTCGACGGCAAAGATTTGACACAAGCGGCGATTCGTTTCGGCTTGATGCATCGAACCACGGCAGCGGTGCTGGTGGGATTTTCCAATGCCACGCATGTCGATGAGGCGGTGGGTTGTTCTGACATGCCGTCACTGTCGGAGCCGCAGATGAGCAGGGTAAGAGATCTGTGGCAGAGCGACTTCTGCTAA
- a CDS encoding DUF883 domain-containing protein — protein sequence MDGETTSKDKLVGDLKNLVADAEGLLKATASQAGEKVTEARQKIEQSLIEGKKALADAEKTLVAKSKECAEIADDYVRENPWSAVGIAGGIGLVLGLLIRGK from the coding sequence ATGGACGGCGAAACCACTAGTAAAGACAAACTCGTCGGCGATCTAAAAAACCTGGTCGCCGACGCCGAGGGACTACTCAAAGCCACCGCCAGCCAGGCGGGTGAAAAAGTCACCGAAGCGCGCCAGAAGATCGAGCAGAGTTTGATCGAAGGCAAAAAAGCTTTGGCCGACGCGGAAAAAACCTTGGTCGCGAAATCCAAAGAGTGCGCCGAGATCGCCGACGACTACGTGCGCGAGAATCCCTGGAGCGCGGTGGGCATCGCCGGCGGCATCGGCCTGGTGCTCGGACTTTTGATTCGCGGCAAATAG
- a CDS encoding phosphoglycerate dehydrogenase produces MKILVTDSLAPEGLAVFQNAEGFEVDVKIGLKPDELKKICEIYDGWVIRSGTKITAELIEAAKNLKVIGRAGVGYENIDADAATKRGIVVMNTPGGNNVTTGEHTVALMMAMARHIPQAVASLKGGKWERNKFVGVELCNKTIGVIGLGNVGRIVAERAAGLKMKVLGFDPFIAPDNIARMGVEPGTLDEILTKADFITVHVPLTPDTQSLINKAAFAKMKTGVRIINCARGGIVDEQDLADAIKSGKVAGAALDVYVDEPPAADHPLVKLEQVITTPHLGASTDEAQLNVAIAVAEQMVEFLAQGVVRYAVNVPSVSPELLQVLRPYLTLAEKLGSLHAQMAGALPKEVQVEYRGDVTQYNIAPLTVAVLKGLLTPVMESAVNYVNAPLVAKERGIKIVESKGEGVGDFASSIVVRAKNGKENLEIEGAIFGAKHPRIVRVNDFYLEAAPEGYILILQNNDVPGVVGLIGTTLGKHGINIAGLELGRSEKGGKAISFTHVDERLPKNVLEELRAHPQIVSAELVKL; encoded by the coding sequence ATGAAAATTCTTGTCACCGATTCTCTAGCGCCCGAAGGCTTGGCGGTTTTCCAAAACGCCGAAGGTTTCGAAGTCGATGTCAAGATCGGCCTCAAACCGGACGAACTGAAAAAGATCTGCGAAATCTACGACGGCTGGGTGATCCGTAGCGGCACGAAAATTACCGCGGAATTGATCGAGGCAGCGAAAAACTTAAAAGTCATCGGCCGCGCCGGCGTCGGCTATGAAAACATCGACGCCGACGCCGCCACCAAGCGCGGCATCGTGGTGATGAACACGCCGGGCGGCAACAACGTCACCACCGGCGAGCACACGGTGGCGTTGATGATGGCCATGGCGCGCCACATTCCCCAGGCCGTGGCTTCGCTCAAGGGCGGCAAGTGGGAACGCAATAAATTTGTCGGCGTGGAACTGTGCAACAAGACCATCGGCGTCATCGGCTTGGGCAACGTCGGCCGCATCGTCGCCGAGCGCGCCGCCGGCTTGAAGATGAAAGTGTTGGGCTTCGATCCGTTCATCGCGCCAGATAACATCGCCCGCATGGGCGTCGAGCCGGGCACGCTGGACGAAATATTAACCAAAGCCGATTTTATCACCGTGCATGTGCCGCTCACGCCCGACACCCAAAGTTTGATCAACAAGGCGGCCTTCGCCAAAATGAAAACCGGCGTGCGGATAATCAATTGCGCCCGCGGCGGCATCGTCGACGAGCAGGACTTGGCCGACGCGATAAAATCCGGCAAAGTCGCTGGCGCCGCCCTCGACGTTTATGTCGACGAACCACCAGCAGCCGATCATCCGCTGGTCAAGCTCGAACAAGTTATCACCACGCCCCACTTGGGCGCCTCCACCGACGAAGCCCAGTTGAACGTCGCCATCGCGGTGGCCGAACAAATGGTCGAATTCCTCGCCCAAGGCGTAGTGCGCTACGCCGTCAACGTGCCGTCGGTGAGTCCCGAACTTTTGCAAGTGCTGCGCCCCTATCTCACGCTGGCGGAAAAGCTCGGCAGCCTGCACGCGCAGATGGCCGGCGCGCTGCCCAAGGAAGTTCAGGTCGAATACCGCGGCGACGTGACCCAATACAACATCGCGCCGCTGACCGTCGCCGTGCTCAAAGGCTTGCTCACGCCGGTGATGGAGTCGGCGGTTAATTATGTCAACGCGCCGTTGGTGGCTAAAGAGCGCGGCATCAAGATCGTCGAGTCCAAGGGCGAAGGGGTCGGCGATTTCGCCAGCTCGATCGTCGTGCGGGCAAAAAACGGCAAAGAAAATCTCGAAATCGAAGGCGCGATCTTCGGCGCCAAACATCCGCGCATCGTCCGGGTCAACGATTTTTATCTCGAAGCGGCGCCCGAAGGTTATATTCTGATCTTGCAAAATAATGACGTGCCCGGCGTCGTCGGCCTGATCGGCACGACCCTGGGCAAGCATGGCATCAACATCGCCGGCTTGGAGCTTGGCCGCAGTGAAAAGGGCGGCAAGGCGATCTCGTTCACCCATGTCGACGAGAGGTTGCCGAAAAATGTTTTAGAGGAACTGCGGGCACATCCGCAGATCGTCTCGGCCGAGTTGGTCAAACTGTGA
- a CDS encoding alanine--glyoxylate aminotransferase family protein: MIKQYLLSPGPTPIPNEVALAMSETMIHHRTPQFNQIFIEAREGLKKLFGTKNDVLMLASSGTGAMEASVANLFSAGDKVLVVNGGKFGERWLNIANAFGLNPIEMKVEWGQAVKVADVEKQLKANPGIQAVMIQASETSTTVLHPIKEIAKLTQNGPLFLVDGVTAVGVVNLPLDEWGIDVLVTGSQKALMLPPGLGFIALSDRAWEKTKQAKLPRFYFDLNLERKNQQKGSGAFTPAVSLIFGVRASLQMMEREGLANVYARHDRLCRATRAAATALGLKLLAPDSPSPAATGIYLPAGIDADAVLEYLRDKMNVTLAEGQDQLKGKAIRIAHIGYMGAFDVIIAVAALEMALRKFGVEIPFGRGVAAAQEVLMEALA; this comes from the coding sequence ATGATCAAGCAATATTTGCTGTCACCGGGACCCACACCGATTCCCAACGAAGTGGCGTTGGCGATGTCGGAAACCATGATCCACCACCGCACGCCGCAATTTAACCAAATTTTCATCGAAGCGCGCGAGGGGCTGAAAAAACTTTTCGGCACCAAAAATGACGTCCTGATGCTCGCCTCCTCCGGCACCGGCGCCATGGAAGCCTCGGTGGCCAATCTATTTTCCGCCGGCGATAAAGTGCTGGTCGTCAACGGCGGTAAATTCGGCGAACGTTGGTTGAACATCGCCAACGCCTTCGGTTTGAATCCAATTGAAATGAAAGTCGAATGGGGCCAAGCGGTCAAAGTCGCCGACGTCGAAAAACAGTTGAAGGCCAATCCCGGCATTCAAGCGGTGATGATCCAAGCGAGCGAAACTTCCACCACCGTGCTCCATCCGATCAAAGAGATCGCCAAGCTGACCCAAAACGGCCCGCTGTTTTTGGTCGACGGCGTCACCGCCGTGGGCGTGGTAAACTTGCCGTTGGATGAATGGGGCATCGACGTGCTGGTTACCGGCTCGCAGAAAGCCTTGATGCTGCCGCCCGGCTTGGGTTTCATCGCGCTGAGCGATCGCGCCTGGGAAAAAACCAAACAAGCCAAACTGCCGCGCTTTTATTTCGATCTCAATCTCGAGCGCAAAAACCAGCAAAAAGGTTCCGGCGCATTCACGCCGGCGGTGTCGTTGATTTTCGGCGTGCGCGCCTCCCTGCAAATGATGGAGCGCGAAGGTCTGGCCAATGTCTACGCGCGCCATGATCGTTTGTGCCGCGCCACCCGCGCCGCGGCCACGGCGTTGGGTCTGAAATTGCTCGCGCCCGATAGCCCGAGTCCGGCGGCCACGGGAATTTATCTTCCCGCCGGTATCGACGCCGATGCCGTGCTCGAATACTTGCGCGACAAAATGAACGTCACCCTCGCCGAAGGCCAAGACCAACTCAAAGGCAAAGCGATCCGCATCGCCCACATCGGCTACATGGGCGCCTTCGATGTCATCATCGCCGTCGCCGCCTTGGAAATGGCGCTGAGAAAATTCGGCGTGGAAATTCCTTTCGGCCGAGGCGTCGCCGCGGCGCAGGAAGTTTTGATGGAGGCTCTGGCTTAA
- a CDS encoding adenylosuccinate synthase produces MSNVAIIGAQWGDEGKGKIVDLFTQDADIIVRFQGGNNAGHTLVVNGKKTILHLVPSGALHADKLCVIGNGVVVDPEILIEEINALKAQGHLHSDAQLRISEQAHVIMPYHKAIDLARERLRGKGKIGTTGRGIGPAYEDKVARVGIRFVDLLEEDTFREKLERNIEEKNFYLKAILKEKALDFNEIHDSYGRYRDKLKGYVTNTGLLLDQMIRAGKRALFEGAQGTLLDVDHGTYPYVTSSSTVTGGACSGSGVGPQHIQQVIGISKAYTTRVGSGPFTTELDGPEGETLRREGAEFGATTGRSRRCGWFDTVGVRHAVRMNGMTGIALTKLDVLTGFKKIPICTAYRYQNRVIDEFPASTKIMQGAEPIYEELEGWNEPLDNIRNFSDLPATAQKYVKRIEAMIGTEIILVSVGPGREQTILLKNPFDS; encoded by the coding sequence ATGTCAAACGTCGCAATCATCGGCGCCCAATGGGGCGACGAAGGCAAAGGTAAGATCGTCGACCTGTTTACTCAGGACGCCGACATCATCGTCCGTTTTCAAGGCGGCAACAACGCCGGCCACACCCTGGTCGTCAACGGCAAGAAAACGATTTTGCATCTGGTGCCGTCCGGCGCGCTGCATGCCGACAAACTCTGCGTCATCGGCAACGGCGTGGTCGTCGATCCGGAAATCTTGATCGAAGAAATAAACGCGTTGAAAGCCCAGGGCCATCTGCACAGCGATGCGCAACTGCGCATCAGCGAGCAGGCCCACGTCATCATGCCCTATCACAAGGCCATCGATCTGGCCCGCGAGCGGCTGCGCGGCAAGGGCAAGATCGGCACCACTGGCCGCGGCATCGGCCCGGCCTATGAAGACAAAGTCGCGCGGGTCGGCATCCGCTTCGTCGATCTGTTGGAAGAAGACACCTTTCGCGAAAAGCTCGAACGCAATATCGAAGAGAAGAATTTTTATTTAAAAGCGATTCTCAAAGAGAAGGCGCTGGACTTCAACGAGATTCACGACAGCTACGGCCGCTATCGCGACAAACTCAAAGGCTACGTCACCAACACCGGCCTGCTCCTCGACCAAATGATCCGCGCCGGCAAACGCGCTCTGTTCGAAGGCGCCCAGGGCACCTTGCTCGACGTCGACCACGGCACCTATCCTTATGTCACCTCGTCGAGCACCGTCACCGGCGGCGCCTGTTCCGGCTCAGGAGTCGGGCCGCAACATATTCAACAGGTCATTGGCATTTCCAAAGCCTACACGACGCGCGTCGGCAGCGGTCCGTTCACCACCGAGCTCGACGGTCCGGAAGGCGAAACGTTGCGCCGGGAAGGCGCGGAATTCGGCGCGACCACCGGACGCTCGCGGCGCTGCGGCTGGTTCGACACCGTCGGCGTGCGCCACGCGGTCAGAATGAACGGCATGACCGGTATCGCGTTGACTAAACTCGACGTGCTGACCGGATTTAAAAAAATCCCCATCTGCACCGCCTATCGTTATCAAAATAGAGTGATCGACGAATTCCCCGCCAGCACCAAGATCATGCAAGGCGCCGAGCCGATCTATGAAGAGTTAGAAGGTTGGAACGAACCCCTCGATAACATCAGAAACTTTTCCGACCTGCCCGCCACCGCGCAGAAGTATGTGAAGCGTATCGAAGCCATGATCGGCACTGAAATAATCCTAGTCTCCGTCGGACCCGGCCGCGAGCAGACGATTCTCTTGAAGAATCCCTTCGACAGTTAG